Proteins co-encoded in one Saprospira grandis genomic window:
- a CDS encoding RNA polymerase sigma factor: protein MEQDRLILRLRKGDKAAMELLYERYSGILYGTILKIVKSEPLAQDVLQEVIVKVWQNIDRYDAQKGRLLTWMLRIARNRSIDVYRSNAYKHQYHKTNSLEQGVEIGKTELNVNTIGLKEIVKQLPEDYRKVIELAYFGGYTQVEIAEELNIPLGTVKSRVRIGLRELRKLVN, encoded by the coding sequence ATGGAACAAGACCGCCTAATACTGCGCCTCAGGAAAGGGGATAAGGCGGCGATGGAGCTTCTTTATGAGCGCTATTCTGGCATCTTATATGGAACAATTCTCAAAATTGTAAAATCCGAACCCCTTGCCCAAGACGTATTACAAGAGGTAATTGTCAAGGTTTGGCAAAACATTGACCGCTACGATGCCCAAAAGGGCCGTTTGCTCACTTGGATGCTACGAATTGCTCGAAATCGCTCCATAGATGTCTATCGCTCCAATGCCTATAAACATCAATATCATAAGACCAATAGCCTAGAACAGGGCGTTGAAATTGGGAAAACGGAATTGAATGTGAATACGATTGGCCTGAAAGAAATTGTCAAACAACTGCCCGAAGATTATCGAAAGGTAATTGAGTTGGCGTATTTTGGCGGCTATACGCAGGTAGAAATTGCCGAAGAACTAAACATCCCGCTGGGCACCGTAAAAAGCAGAGTGCGCATTGGGCTTCGCGAATTGAGAAAACTAGTAAACTAA
- a CDS encoding anti-sigma factor yields MDIQKYIASGILEEYALGLTSKEENLEIEGLLAEYPQLRQELNNIEEGLELLAAAESTPPPPELKQQILNQLPPKGPQAVDQQATPTPKANTANLAPSSPFHWMMQLPWLLSLGLSMGLGLASCMYFTQKAEKEKLLGRLEEQKNQQTGLTKDVDSLNALLLACEEERNILSQPALERLELPGTEGHPDKRATIFWNPQAQQTYLLAGQLPKLPDNQSYQLWAIVKGKPVDLGVLSNEAKKGSILPMKSVLQPQAFAITIEPKGGSASPTLEAMVTMAPVG; encoded by the coding sequence GTGGATATCCAAAAATATATAGCATCTGGCATTCTGGAAGAGTATGCTTTAGGCCTCACCTCTAAAGAAGAGAATCTAGAAATAGAGGGGCTTTTAGCAGAATATCCGCAGCTTCGCCAAGAGCTAAACAACATAGAAGAGGGCCTAGAACTTTTGGCTGCGGCCGAAAGTACGCCCCCTCCTCCCGAACTTAAACAACAAATTTTAAATCAATTGCCGCCCAAAGGACCGCAGGCAGTCGATCAACAAGCAACGCCCACGCCTAAGGCAAATACCGCTAATCTCGCGCCCTCATCGCCCTTTCACTGGATGATGCAGTTGCCTTGGTTGCTCTCTTTGGGCCTGTCTATGGGCCTTGGACTGGCCAGCTGCATGTATTTTACACAGAAAGCAGAGAAAGAAAAGCTGCTAGGCCGTTTGGAAGAGCAAAAAAATCAGCAAACAGGCTTAACAAAGGATGTTGATAGCCTAAATGCGCTGCTTTTGGCCTGCGAGGAAGAAAGAAACATCCTCAGTCAGCCCGCCCTAGAACGCCTAGAGCTGCCTGGTACAGAGGGCCATCCCGATAAACGAGCTACGATTTTCTGGAACCCCCAGGCCCAACAAACTTATTTGTTGGCTGGCCAATTGCCTAAGCTTCCCGATAATCAATCCTATCAACTTTGGGCGATCGTCAAGGGCAAACCCGTCGATTTAGGCGTTTTGTCCAATGAAGCCAAAAAAGGAAGCATTTTGCCCATGAAGTCCGTGCTTCAACCACAGGCTTTTGCCATCACTATTGAGCCCAAAGGCGGTAGCGCCTCGCCTACCCTAGAAGCTATGGTGACTATGGCGCCAGTAGGATAA